From the genome of Torulaspora globosa chromosome 2, complete sequence, one region includes:
- the MSS51 gene encoding Mss51p (ancestral locus Anc_7.346) translates to MMLSTTNRISTLRVNRCYKILNQRRFIIGFVRNSLGLDPPPSPDDPTPENRFYPWDQSPAGDLRERAARIRTLARCPVTGKEINYTCPLSGIPTHHSREAWEQDKQYHSSKKYELLKKVNIYEHDLRSGRPFPEFDFPLGQDFDRAVNMTNWDLFFYTRQFYSMDTEFQLAAVTKMLSYPISIASVLHQFSPYSLNPKGPITLEGLKSLAALRYTLYPLEHRTVSTSNKDRPMRIFILGARAEAQLPGHVWKQLQFLFPDQMFELHFIGPECLLNKEKHQYVVSSTPVVKRVDETLAFVYHTDYFHVFHEAQDFFPYDPYLDVFFCFHPGFGAPESSKSWMDETMKGLLETKCAIFTTGFNQTDLLRDVEAVKGKFGKEVDVLMEPVKNVFGSTKWELNDMNPQEVYQFNMYIAGFRGKRYHAIEV, encoded by the coding sequence ATGATGCTGTCAACGACAAATCGGATCTCAACGTTGAGGGTGAATCGATGTtacaagattttgaacCAGCGGCGTTTTATCATTGGTTTTGTGAGAAACTCATTGGGATTGGATCCACCTCCTTCCCCTGATGATCCGACTCCGGAGAATAGATTTTATCCGTGGGACCAATCTCCGGCTGGAGATCTACGTGAACGAGCAGCTAGAATAAGGACTTTAGCGCGCTGTCCTGTAACGGGTAAGGAGATCAACTATACCTGTCCATTGTCGGGAATTCCGACTCATCATTCACGCGAAGCTTGGGAGCAGGATAAACAATACCATAGCTCGAAGAAATACgaacttttgaagaaggttaaCATCTACGAACATGACTTAAGGAGTGGTAGGCCTTTTCCGGAGTTTGATTTTCCTCTGGGACAGGATTTTGATCGTGCTGTGAACATGACGAATTGGGATCTGTTTTTCTATACTCGCCAGTTTTATTCGATGGATACGGAGTTTCAGTTGGCAGCAGTCACTAAGATGTTGAGTTATCCCATCTCTATTGCCTCCGTGCTGCATCAGTTCTCGCCTTACTCTTTGAACCCGAAAGGCCCTATCACGCTGGAGGGCTTGAAATCGTTGGCGGCTCTGCGTTACACCCTATATCCTTTAGAGCATAGGACGGTATCGACGTCTAACAAGGATCGGCCGATGAGAATCTTCATTCTTGGTGCTCGTGCCGAGGCTCAGCTGCCAGGCCATGTCTGGAAGCAGTTGCAGTTCTTGTTTCCCGACCAGATGTTTGAACTGCACTTCATAGGTCCGGAATGTTTGCTGAACAAGGAAAAGCACCAATACGTTGTTTCCTCTACACCCGTAGTTAAGAGAGTCGATGAAACTTTGGCTTTTGTATACCATACGGACTACTTCCATGTTTTCCATGAGGCCCAGGACTTCTTCCCTTACGATCCATACTTGGATGTGTTTTTCTGCTTCCACCCTGGTTTTGGCGCCCCAGAGAGTTCGAAGTCATGGATGGATGAGACTATGAAGGGCTTGTTGGAGACCAAATGCGCCATTTTCACCACCGGTTTCAACCAAACTGACCTGCTGCGGGACGTTGAGGCCGTGAAGGGGAAGTTTGGGAAGGAGGTTGATGTCTTGATGGAGCCCGTCAAGAACGTCTTCGGTAGTACCAAGTGGGAACTAAATGACATGAACCCTCAAGAAGTATACCAGTTCAACATGTACATAGCGGGTTTCAGAGGCAAGAGATACCATGCAATCGAAGTTTGA
- the QRI5 gene encoding mitochondrial 37S ribosomal protein mS38 QRI5 (ancestral locus Anc_7.345) translates to MFGQSFRQLCTVAARSVSRPNVVRMEIGLFRTTWKSQLSITPRPWIPTLPWDGALQQPEGPGEVKMELDSVMRKRKKKMKKHKLRKRRKREKAEKRKLSQGR, encoded by the coding sequence ATGTTTGGCCAAAGCTTTAGACAGCTTTGTACTGTGGCAGCTAGAAGCGTGAGCCGACCCAATGTGGTTCGTATGGAGATTGGACTGTTCAGAACGACTTGGAAGTCGCAACTCTCGATAACGCCACGGCCTTGGATCCCAACGTTGCCGTGGGATGGTGCGTTGCAGCAACCGGAAGGGCCGGGTGAAGTAAAGATGGAATTGGATTCGGTGATGAGGAAAcgcaagaagaagatgaagaagcataAACtcagaaagagaagaaagagggAGAAGGCGGAAAAGAGGAAGTTGTCTCAAGGTAGATAG
- the SFA1 gene encoding bifunctional alcohol dehydrogenase/S-(hydroxymethyl)glutathione dehydrogenase (ancestral locus Anc_7.350), translating into MSGASTEGKPITCVAAVAYEAGKPLTVEEIIVEPPKAHEVRIRVEYTAVCHTDAYTLSGVDPEGAFPSILGHEGAGVVESVGEGVTNVKPGDHVIALYTAECQKCKFCLSGKTNLCGAVRATQGKGVMPDGTSRFKNKKGETLFHFMGCSTFSQYTVVADVSVVAVDPSAPLESICLLGCGVTTGYGAAVKTADVQEGDTVAVFGGGTVGLSVIQGAKLRKASKIILVDINDEKKKYAKEFGATDFINGRTDLKEGQTIVEKLIEMTDGGLDYTFDCTGNTKVMRDALEACHKGWGTSIIIGVAAAGEEISTRPFQLVTGRVWKGSAFGGIKGRSEMGGLIEDYKKGKLKVDEFITHRKPFAEINEAFENLHSGECLRTVLDLQNSPCIC; encoded by the coding sequence ATGTCGGGAGCTTCTACCGAAGGAAAGCCTATTACATGCGTTGCTGCCGTGGCCTACGAGGCAGGTAAACCGCTAACCgtcgaagaaatcatcGTTGAGCCACCTAAGGCTCATGAGGTCCGTATCAGGGTTGAGTATACTGCCGTATGCCATACTGACGCCTACACGTTATCTGGGGTTGACCCTGAAGGTGCATTTCCCAGCATTCTGGGACACGAAGGCGCAGGAGTCGTTGAATCTGTCGGAGAAGGTGTCACTAATGTCAAACCTGGGGACCATGTCATTGCTCTTTACACTGCCGAATGTCAGAAATGCAAATTCTGTCTCTCCGGTAAGACTAACCTCTGTGGAGCTGTGCGTGCTACTCAAGGGAAGGGTGTTATGCCCGATGGAACCTCCAggttcaagaacaagaagggCGAAACGCTGTTCCATTTTATGGGGTGCTCGACGTTCTCTCAATATACTGTGGTAGCTGATGTCTCGGTGGTTGCTGTGGATCCGTCCGCTCCTCTCGAGAGCATCTGTCTTTTGGGTTGCGGTGTCACTACGGGTTACGGCGCCGCTGTGAAGACTGCAGACGTTCAAGAAGGCGACACAGTGGCAGTTTTTGGCGGTGGCACTGTTGGACTCTCTGTGATTCAAGGTGCCAAACTTAGAAAAGCGTCCAAGATAATCTTGGTTGATATTAacgacgagaagaagaagtatGCGAAAGAATTCGGTGCTACCgacttcatcaatggcaGAActgatttgaaggaggGCCAGACTATAGTCGAGAAATTGATTGAAATGACTGATGGTGGGCTCGACTACACCTTTGACTGTACTGGTAACACCAAGGTCATGAGAGATGCGCTAGAGGCGTGCCACAAAGGATGGGGCACTTCTATCATCATAGGAGTCGCGGCAGCGGGTGAGGAGATATCCACCAGGCCATTTCAGTTGGTGACAGGTAGGGTCTGGAAGGGCTCCGCATTTGGTGGTATCAAGGGAAGATCAGAAATGGGTGGACTCATTGAAGACTACAAGAAAGGCAAATTAAAAGTTGACGAATTCATCACCCATAGGAAGCCTTTTGCGGAAATCAATGAGGCTTTCGAGAATTTACATTCTGGTGAGTGCTTGAGGACTGTTCTTGACTTGCAAAACAGTCCATGTATCTGCTGA
- the YKE2 gene encoding tubulin-binding prefolding complex subunit YKE2 (ancestral locus Anc_7.352), producing the protein MSDLAAKYQALQSELEDLVIARQKLETQLQENKIVNEEFDQLKEDTQVYKLTGNVLLPVEQDEAKANVAKRLEFIKGEITRCENNLKAKQQEQEKLRTELIKLRGSS; encoded by the coding sequence ATGTCTGATCTGGCTGCCAAGTACCAGGCGCTACAATCTGAACTAGAGGATCTTGTCATTGCGAGACAAAAGCTGGAGACTCAACTCCAAGAGAATAAGATTGTGAATGAAGAGTTCGATCAATTGAAGGAAGACACACAGGTTTACAAGCTCACTGGGAACGTTTTGCTACCGGTAgagcaagatgaagcaaagGCAAATGTTGCGAAGAGATTGGAGTTTATCAAGGGTGAGATTACTCGTTGTGAGAATAATCTGAAGGCCAAACAGCAAGAACAAGAGAAGCTAAGAACCGAGTTAATCAAACTGCGCGGCTCCTCATAA
- the PBA1 gene encoding Pba1p (ancestral locus Anc_7.353): MLFKQWNEIAEPRHQLDSPVGIADEGTLQPSALPKVTLPVIDFKRYRRVVLSSAIMNPLFPERLLKLACVGDMEATLDITTINTTEDHAVHSWSFDENFPNEMDPERAEQEKSRSFRVSTPIVAFDDTLIISLKENFLKDSPIFTNIIAEQIVRELASCGAPSGIEVVVLGTSDQVAEMKRVDDSSTTLNPPEFVTGFAGAVLTQLIGCRIPFQGIIAPSEGPIGYEKLNLVTMQELVNLCHQWVTVDREVYKNECYRRWRLEGAAIGAQSGLYI; encoded by the exons ATGCTC TTCAAACAGTGGAATGAGATAGCAGAACCAAGGCATCAACTGGATTCACCTGTTGGTATAGCTGATGAAGGCACTTTGCAACCTTCTGCTTTGCCTAAGGTGACATTGCCTGTGATTGATTTTAAGAGGTACCGCAGAGTCGTACTGAGCAGTGCTATTATGAATCCGTTATTTCCAGAGAGATTATTGAAACTGGCCTGTGTTGGTGACATGGAGGCCACCTTGGACATAACTACAATAAATACAACAGAAGATCATGCAGTTCATTCATGGAGCTTTGATGAGAATTTCCCTAACGAGATGGACCCCGAAAGAGCTgagcaagagaaaagcagatCATTCAGAGTGTCGACACCAATAGTAGCATTTGATGACACGCTCATCATAAGTTTGAAGGAGAACTTCCTCAAGGATTCCCCCATTTTCACTAATATCATTGCAGAGCAAATAGTCCGGGAGTTAGCGTCTTGTGGAGCACCTAGTGGCATCGAGGTTGTCGTTCTGGGAACTTCTGATCAGGTCGCAGAAATGAAGAGAGTGGATGACAGTTCAACAACCCTGAATCCTCCAGAGTTTGTCACGGGATTTGCTGGTGCGGTTCTGACCCAGCTGATCGGCTGTCGCATTCCATTTCAAGGTATTATTGCTCCAAGTGAAGGCCCTATCGGCTATGAGAAGCTAAATTTGGTGACGATGCAGGAGTTGGTAAATCTATGTCATCAATGGGTCACTGTAGATCGCGAGGTGTACAAAAATGAGTGCTATCGTCGTTGGAGGCTAGAGGGTGCTGCAATTGGTGCACAATCTGGTCTATATATATGA
- the COQ9 gene encoding ubiquinone biosynthesis protein COQ9 (ancestral locus Anc_7.351) codes for MSVNRFFGGVRLFRRSYHPAGFEYVKASNKRGPLAYGKESSQYAVLSHALQRSVPLYGFNERAIVHSLNELGYSSTMLSVIGSSNPPSFLHSSPALMELIKFHLADKRISLTENISSETPAEELPTLEELFIKRLEMNLPVAEHLSQLLSQLAIPGPFLLDVSMPELHRLSDDLIYYSSEKDSHDFAWYSKRLAVSCAYMSSELFMAQDKSPNYRETFDFARDKLHRVFTLGEYYNNTEEFAWYTLLSTINLVKSQLARG; via the coding sequence ATGTCTGTCAACCGCTTTTTCGGTGGTGTTCGTTTGTTTCGTCGCAGTTACCACCCAGCTGGGTTCGAGTACGTTAAGGCTAGCAATAAGCGGGGTCCTTTGGCTTATGGTAAAGAATCGTCCCAGTACGCAGTTCTCTCTCATGCGTTGCAGAGGTCTGTGCCTTTGTATGGTTTCAATGAAAGAGCTATTGTTCATTCCTTGAATGAGTTGGGCTATTCATCCACAATGCTAAGTGTCATAGGCTCTTCGAATCCTCCCTCGTTTCTACATTCATCACCAGCTCTAATGGAGCTGATAAAGTTCCATTTGGCTGACAAGAGAATATCACTTACCGAGAATATTTCGTCAGAGACTCCGGCAGAGGAGCTGCCTACTTTGGAGGaattgttcatcaagagacTGGAGATGAATTTGCCTGTGGCAGAACATTTGTCGCAATTGCTTTCGCAATTAGCGATTCCCGGTCCTTTCTTGCTGGACGTTTCAATGCCTGAGTTACACAGATTGTCAGATGATCTAATATACTACTCCAGTGAGAAGGACTCTCACGATTTTGCCTGGTATTCCAAGAGACTCGCGGTGAGTTGCGCTTACATGAGTAGCGAGTTGTTCATGGCTCAGGATAAGTCTCCAAACTATAGAGAGACCTTCGATTTCGCCAGAGATAAGCTGCACCGGGTGTTCACTTTAGGAGAATATTACAATAACACTGAAGAGTTCGCCTGGTACACGCTGTTGTCCACCATAAACCTGGTAAAATCTCAATTGGCCAGAGGTTGA
- the CDC36 gene encoding CCR4-NOT core subunit CDC36 (ancestral locus Anc_7.347) produces MEKFGLKALVPLIKLDDRQSANVYDHSITLGADLSSMLHSLGIPRDSKRHKVLDTFQSPWAETSRSEVEPGFFIPDSFTNIPQVLQSQTTPPCFNSVQQDQQRVALFQDETLFYLFYKHPGTVIQELTYLELRKRNWRYHKTLKAWLTKDPKMEPVVSSDGLSERGSYVFFDPQRWEKCQREFLLFYNAIM; encoded by the coding sequence ATGGAGAAGTTTGGACTGAAGGCCCTGGTGCCCCTGATCAAGCTTGATGACCGACAGTCGGCCAACGTCTACGACCACTCGATAACGCTGGGAGCAGATCTGTCGTCGATGCTACACTCACTCGGTATACCACGAGACTCTAAGAGACATAAAGTGCTTGATACATTCCAATCGCCATGGGCAGAGACCTCGAGAAGCGAGGTGGAGCCCGGTTTCTTCATACCAGATTCCTTTACGAATATTCCACAAGTGTTGCAGTCACAAACAACGCCACCATGCTTCAATTCAGTGCAGCAGGACCAGCAGCGGGTAGCACTGTTTCAGGACGAGACGCTTTTCTACCTCTTCTATAAGCACCCCGGTACGGTGATCCAAGAGCTCACGTATCTGGAACTGAGGAAGCGCAATTGGCGCTATCACAAGACGCTGAAAGCATGGCTCACTAAGGATCCCAAGATGGAGCCAGTAGTGTCGTCGGATGGGTTGAGCGAAAGAGGCTCGTATGTGTTCTTTGATCCACAGAGGTGGGAGAAATGTCAAAGAGAATTCCTACTCTTTTACAACGCCATTATGTAG
- the CDC9 gene encoding DNA ligase (ATP) CDC9 (ancestral locus Anc_7.343): MFQSLGRSVSTSLARSGMSSGAKKQVTLARFFSQVKQDDTKNAAVDDEKAEVQPQPADIDSEEQPAKRLKPSWPVKSAPVKAERTVSKAAYYSKVPYSEVCNVFQEIEGTSSRLAIIRICSEFFSRIMRDNAQNLVPATYLFINKLGPDYEPGLELGLGEGLLMKTISEACGKSLAQIKSRYREIGDLGRIALEARNVQPTMFKPSPLTVGEVFENLRAIAHSQGKDSQTRKVKLIKRMLTACEGLEAKFLIRSLESKLRIGLAEKTVLISLSKAILTNESAAGKEPPMDLVESAEAKIREAFCQVPNYEIVINACLEHGIMELDKHCQLRPGIPLKPMLAKPSKSITEVLDRFQGQTFTSEYKYDGERAQVHLLEDGTMRIYSRNGENMTERYPEIHIRDFVADLSTTKSLILDCEAVAWDKEQQRILPFQVLSTRKRKDVEAKDVKVKVCLFAFDILCHNGERQINKSLRERRALLRAVTKPVTGEFEYAVELTTSTVEELQRFLDQSVKEFCEGLMVKVLDGEESHYEPSKRSRNWLKLKKDYLDGIGDSVDLCVLGAYYGRGKRTGTYGGFLLGCYNEDTGEFETCCKIGTGFSDEMLQQLYDRLKTTAIDGPHATYVFEPSAEPDVWFDPTTIFEVLTADLSLSPIYKAGASYYDKGISLRFPRFVRTRDDKSVEEATSSTQIIELYQNQSHVGS, from the coding sequence ATGTTCCAGTCCCTGGGTAGATCAGTTTCAACATCGCTGGCGAGATCAGGTATGTCTAGTGGTGCTAAGAAGCAAGTTACTTTGGCAAGGTTTTTCAGTCAGGTAAAGCAAGATGATACGAAGAATGCAGCTGTTGATGACGAGAAAGCTGAAGTGCAGCCGCAGCCCGCGGATATTGATAGTGAGGAACAGCCCGCTAAGCGATTGAAGCCGTCTTGGCCTGTCAAAAGTGCACCAGTGAAGGCAGAAAGAACGGTCTCTAAAGCTGCGTATTATTCTAAGGTGCCCTATTCTGAAGTTTGCAATGTGTTCCAGGAGATTGAAGGCACCTCTTCACGTCTGGCTATCATCAGGATATGTTCCGAGTTCTTCAGCCGGATTATGAGGGACAACGCTCAGAATTTGGTCCCTGCTACGTATCTGTTCATCAATAAGCTGGGTCCCGATTACGAACCGGGGCTGGAATTGGGACTTGGGGAAGggctgctgatgaagacaatCAGTGAGGCTTGCGGGAAATCCTTGGCGCAGATAAAGAGTAGATATCGGGAGATAGGTGATCTGGGACGAATTGCGCTGGAAGCGAGAAATGTTCAGCCTACGATGTTCAAACCGAGCCCGTTGACGGTGGGTGAAGTGTTTGAGAACTTGCGGGCCATCGCTCACTCACAGGGAAAGGACTCGCAAACCAGGAAGGTGAAGTTAATCAAGAGGATGCTTACTGCATGCGAGGGTTTAGAGGCAAAATTCCTGATCAGATCTCTGGAATCCAAATTGAGGATTGGGCTGGCAGAGAAAACGGTACTCATCTCACTGTCGAAGGCTATTCTTACCAATGAGAGTGCGGCAGGGAAGGAACCTCCGATGGACCTCGTCGAATCCGCAGAAGCCAAGATCAGAGAGGCGTTCTGCCAGGTTCCTAACTATGAGATTGTCATCAACGCTTGCTTGGAGCATGGGATCATGGAACTTGATAAGCACTGTCAACTAAGGCCAGGTATTCCGCTCAAGCCGATGCTTGCAAAACCGAGCAAATCGATCACGGAGGTATTGGACAGGTTCCAAGGACAAACATTCACCTCGGAATACAAGTACGATGGAGAGAGGGCCCAGGTACATCTCCTTGAAGATGGAACCATGAGGATATACTCCCGTAACGGCGAGAATATGACCGAGCGGTATCCCGAGATCCATATCAGGGATTTTGTGGCAGACCTTTCGACGACCAAGTCGTTGATTCTGGATTGCGAGGCAGTCGCCTGGGACAAGGAACAGCAGCGTATCCTGCCATTCCAAGTTCTGAGCACCAGGAAAAGGAAGGACGTGGAAGCCAAAGACGTGAAAGTCAAAGTGTGTCTGTTCGCATTCGACATCCTCTGTCACAACGGAGAACGACAGATCAACAAGTCGCTCAGGGAAAGACGTGCACTACTGCGCGCCGTCACGAAGCCTGTCACGGGAGAGTTCGAATACGCTGTAGAATTGACCACTTCCACTGTTGAGGAGCTGCAAAGGTTCCTCGACCAGTCCGTCAAGGAATTTTGCGAAGGCCTCATGGTAAAGGTTCTCGACGGCGAAGAATCCCACTACGAGCCCAGCAAACGGTCTCGTAACTGGCTaaagctcaagaaagaTTACCTCGATGGTATCGGCGACTCTGTAGATCTCTGCGTGCTCGGCGCATACTACGGCCGCGGTAAGCGTACTGGCACCTACGGTGGTTTCCTTCTCGGCTGCTACAACGAGGACACGGGAGAGTTCGAGACCTGCTGCAAGATCGGAACAGGCTTCTCCGACGAAAtgctccagcagctctaCGACAGACTCAAGACCACCGCCATTGACGGTCCACATGCCACCTACGTGTTCGAACCCAGCGCAGAGCCAGACGTATGGTTCGATCCAACAACGATATTCGAGGTCCTCACGGCAGACCTGTCGCTGTCCCCCATCTACAAGGCAGGCGCCTCCTACTACGACAAAGGAATCTCCCTCAGATTCCCCCGTTTCGTACGTACAAGAGATGACAAATCGGTCGAAGAAGCTACCTCCTCAACACAGATCATTGAGCTCTACCAGAACCAGTCGCACGTCGGATCATGA
- the FAP7 gene encoding nucleoside-triphosphatase (ancestral locus Anc_7.348), with protein MEARRFKPNLLITGTPGCGKSTTCELLQRRLPEYKYYNISDFAKEHDCHDGYDEARKSYIVDEDRLLDELEPLLRQGASIVDWHVNDVFPERLIDLVVVLRCDNAILYDRLKSRGYHDSKIEENLDAEIMGVVLQDALDSYEHEIVVELRSDTTEQMEANVDRIVSWVQLWLKQHKEGVTNELERQADGHGADDGEQDSEQDSDDSSFGHSVADEQDD; from the coding sequence ATGGAAGCTCGAAGATTTAAGCCCAATCTGCTGATAACAGGTACCCCGGGATGTGGTAAATCCACCACCTGCGAATTGCTGCAAAGGAGACTGCCCGAGTACAAATACTACAATATTTCAGATTTCGCCAAAGAACACGACTGCCACGACGGGTATGATGAGGCCCGCAAGTCGTACATTGTGGACGAGGACCGTCTACTTGACGAATTGGAGCCACTGCTGCGTCAGGGTGCCAGTATTGTGGACTGGCATGTCAACGATGTGTTTCCCGAGAGACTCATCGACCTGGTCGTCGTGCTGAGGTGCGACAACGCTATCCTATACGATAGACTGAAGAGTAGAGGATACCATGACTCCAAGATCGAAGAGAACCTGGATGCGGAAATAATGGGCGTGGTCCTGCAAGATGCCCTGGACTCCTACGAGCACGAGATCGTGGTGGAACTACGGAGCGACACCACTGAGCAGATGGAGGCCAACGTCGATCGCATTGTCTCCTGGGTGCAGTTGTGGTTGAAACAGCATAAAGAAGGTGTCACAAACGAACTCGAGCGACAGGCTGACGGACATGGTGCCGACGACGGCGAGCAAGACAGCGAGCAAGACAGCGACGACAGCTCTTTCGGACACTCTGTCGCAGACGAGCAAGATGATTAG
- the NRP1 gene encoding Nrp1p (ancestral locus Anc_7.349): protein MYYVVLEVETIHRAEAPKDHGRVKKLAYQFVDAETLKAHYEDGKIPCLDMDAEGLPSFQESISSFEKELQSVVGSDEFVLCSLNSTWHIRVTIPRQARDDGFMLPSYLQHPKVFDVWKEYDRWCANHPEVLTMRKNCSGGTRRAKNQAEILKVLDISSEEIVPQPVLGHTVHILMQLRRKCTTKEDLADVLTRPYDSHLDIRNFLQEKSKVLYLNNLPPDTTQSELESWFTQFGARPVGFWTVKNIVEETANINNNWSMNNSPYVEEQDSISGFVVFQTHEEATEVLVLNGRSILSNMANTKQPRVVEHIVEIQPSSTRVLDRAQEILSPFPQSKNKPRPGDWNCPSCGFSNFQRRTACFRCSFPAVSAVKQYLNYNGVLGATQNSNGSYTKSNGIPTQSYYQTNSPTAQNSTAKTNTTFGDPNSLKQSNSGYRFGGNSAYGSNTSLANYSNNRYISQQSNNSNGGSNVPFRAGDWKCPACTYHNFAKNLVCLRCGAAKMTTLESNGNQSSNAVKPTGGNNNGGDNGNNGKGGCKRYDNGSLGNLTQSGSTASLIEHNTNSKGNGYFTRSINNVSGGELGVKLNTRSASEPKW, encoded by the coding sequence ATGTATTATGTTGTGCTAGAAGTTGAAACCATTCATCGAGCCGAGGCACCAAAAGACCATGGACGTGTGAAGAAACTAGCGTATCAATTCGTCGATGCTGAGACTTTGAAGGCTCATTACGAGGATGGCAAAATCCCTTGTTTGGATATGGACGCAGAGGGGTTACCGTCTTTTCAGGAATCGATCTCGTCgtttgagaaagaattGCAGAGTGTAGTGGGAAGCGATGAGTTTGTGCTATGTTCGCTTAACTCGACCTGGCATATTCGTGTCACTATACCTCGTCAAGCCCGGGACGACGGGTTTATGTTGCCGTCGTATCTGCAACACCCGAAGGTATTTGATGTGTGGAAGGAGTACGACAGGTGGTGCGCGAACCATCCTGAGGTGCTCACAATGAGAAAGAATTGCAGCGGTGGCACACGCAGAGCGAAAAATCAGGCAGAGATACTCAAAGTGCTGGATATCTCGAGTGAGGAGATCGTGCCACAGCCAGTTCTCGGTCATACGGTACATATTCTCATGCAATTGCGCAGGAAATGCACGACGAAAGAAGATCTGGCGGACGTGCTGACTCGCCCGTATGATTCGCACTTGGATATACGCAATTTCCTGCAGGAGAAGTCCAAAGTGCTGTATTTGAATAACTTACCGCCGGATACCACCCAGAGCGAATTGGAATCATGGTTTACGCAGTTCGGTGCCAGGCCCGTTGGATTTTGGACAGTAAAGAATATCGTGGAAGAGACTGCGAATATTAATAATAACTGGAGTATGAATAACAGTCCCTATGTTGAGGAGCAGGATAGCATATCTGGCTTTGTCGTTTTTCAAACTCATGAAGAAGCGACAGAAGTGCTGGTGCTAAATGGGCGCTCAATCTTGTCTAATATGGCTAATACTAAGCAGCCCAGGGTGGTTGAGCACATCGTGGAAATACAGCCTTCATCCACCCGCGTGCTTGACCGGGCACAGGAGATTTTGTCACCTTTCCCCCAGAGTAAGAATAAGCCCAGACCTGGCGATTGGAACTGCCCATCTTGTGGGTTTTCCAATTTTCAAAGACGTACCGCTTGCTTCAGATGCTCTTTTCCTGCTGTCTCGGCAGTCAAGCAGTATCTGAATTACAATGGTGTCCTGGGCGCTACTCAGAATAGCAATGGCAGTTATACCAAATCTAACGGAATTCCGACTCAGAGTTATTACCAAACTAACTCACCGACTGCGCAAAATTCGACTGCAAAAACAAATACAACCTTTGGCGATCCAAATAGCTTAAAGCAAAGCAATTCGGGCTACCGATTTGGCGGAAACAGTGCCTATGGAAGTAACACTTCTCTCGCAAATTACAGCAATAATAGGTATATCTCTCAGCAATCCAACAACTCAAATGGTGGGTCCAATGTTCCGTTCAGAGCTGGTGATTGGAAATGTCCAGCATGTACATACCACAATTTTGCCAAAAACTTGGTATGCCTTCGCTGTGGGGCTGCGAAGATGACTACCCTAGAGTCTAACGGTAATCAAAGCAGCAATGCAGTGAAGCCGACTGGCGGCAACAATAATGGTGGTGATAATGGTAACAACGGTAAAGGCGGTTGCAAGAGATATGACAACGGAAGCCTTGGCAATTTGACTCAATCTGGGTCAACCGCTTCGTTGATCGAGCACAACACTAACAGTAAAGGTAACGGGTATTTTACGAGGAGCATAAATAATGTCAGCGGCGGCGAGCTTGGAGTCAAACTGAATACAAGAAGTGCATCAGAACCGAAATGGTAA